The genomic region GCCGCCAATGCCTAAACTAATTAGGAATAATGACTTCAAATCTGTTTCATCTAGAATTACAAGCAAATGATACAAATTACGCACCATAACAGGGCAAAAGGTGAATGGGACAGTTTTATAtcgatgaactgctccagctaaAAGTGTGACAAATGAGGTTTTAAAAACATCTGGTCTAAAACATGGTGCAACTTAAATAGTTGCATTAACTTATCTTGAATTCACTTTTTATTTAAGATGTGTAGGCTTTACTTTTGTACAAATATACTCTCTCCCTTCGTTGTGCGGTAGTCAATGGAGAATAAATAATTGAGCATTTTGGTagcacaacaaaaaaaaactcaaagatTTCAGATTCTTCGATACATCTGATAACACATTGATATTCAAATTTGGTTTGTATGTacaatatatataatatatataaataaaataggCAAATACTTCAGACTATTATTAATTCTAAAATGATGAGAAGGATGCAAGGATACAATCTTCATAATTTTAATATACTAGAAGTATACACTGTCACCCCATGTACTTTACAGATTGCCTTAGCTAGTGTTCTTAAAGGAACCTAGTTACTGTAATTCACCATGCTCAATACTACAGGACATGATACACCATAAACATATTTGCTGTAGGTAGCAGGAGTTAAATTCCTGTCTATTACAATAATAAGATTGGCTGAAATCTTGATGCTTTGTTCCTTCTGGCCTGCACAGACCAATTTAGTGCTGGATCATTATCTATTGCTCTAGCTGCTCCCATAACCTTATGTAGATGATTCTGTAACTTGTCTGAGGAAAGGAGAATGAAGATTCTTTTTAATGACATACGAATGGgttacattttatttatttttgatttttttattcAGATagtgcagaaaaggccctttgagctgcactgcccagcaacccatcgatttaacactagcctaatcaagggacaatttacaatgaccaattaacctactaaccagtatggctttggactataggaggaaactagagcacccagaagaaacccatgcacaGGAGGAAGGAACGTACAAGATTGCTTACAGAGGATGTCGAAGTTGAACTCTTAACTCCAacgctccaagctgtaatagtgtcacgctaactgcAATGTTACCGTGGCACCCCAATTTAATTTCTGTGGAAGGCACTTTCAACTGTAGTGTCCTGAAGTAGGCCAAACACCCTCAATCACAGCAATCATTGGGACTTGGGAATATAAGGTGATGTCACCATCCCTGACTCAaacattttaaaaacaaattGTTTAGAGCTTTTTAAAAGCTGATGTTTACACAAAATGCACTTTGCTTCAAGGAAGAAACAAGGTAAAGAGAGAAAGATTGAAAGCATTTGGGATCCATCAATGAGTAGCAGGTCCGATAGACAAAGTAGTTAGAATTAAAATAGAGTATTAGAAACAATTACTTAATGAAGGGAGataatgtggaattcattgccacagatggctgtctAGGCCATGTCACTTCTCATTAGGTATAttaaaaacagaggttgataggttcttgattagtaagggtgttaaaggttatggggagaagacaggagaatggggttgagagcgctaataaatcagccatgatggaatgctggagaagacttgatggggcctaattctgctcctctgccttaTGGTCCATAATATTGAAGATCTACACAGCTGATGGTTTGTTTGGGAATAAACTCTCAATATAACAACAATGTGGTTTAACTTCAGTTTGCAAATCATTCGCAACCAGACAGGGTAAAGAAATTAAAAGCAAATCATGAAAGGGAGACAAATAATACTAAAGATCATGTAAAgaaagagatgagaaagaataGTGGGTGAGGAGATCATGTAACTGCTCAGGATTGATACAGAAGCTTGGCAGATGGATTACATATTTTTTGTTACATAATGTCAACAGAAGAGAAGGCATACTAGAAATTAAGAATGACAATAATGGCAAGCTTCTAcaagatggactcttaactttTGTAAATGTGATGCATTTTAATTAGATTAATTAATTTGTTTCAATACTGCCTTAATatgtagaagaaaaaaatacTGTATACCTTTAGTTCCAGAGGCAGAGAATGACAAAACAGGTTAGTTTTAAACTTTGCTTGTTGGATTGTTGTAGTATTGTTCATAGCTGTATAAATTATTGACCTGAAGTGACCCAAGTTTATTGGCATGTATTGCAAAATTTATTGTTTTTGCAAAACACAAACCAGCTCTGAGTCAATTACCCTTTCACTTGTATTTACAAATTTATATAATTGGATCATGGCGTGACAAGAAAGAATACAGTTCTTCTGTATAAGCCCTTGGAACCACTGCATGAATTAGGTAAGCAGATGGGGAGGTCAGTGTTTTGTAAATACTAAACTAGACTGACAGTTTCTAATAAGATTTAAATGAGTAAAAATGTTTGTTTAAAGGCAGGACAAATTtgatttttttccattgatgaCAGGAAAAATTTGGTATTTACAATCTGAGGCAGAACATAGGGTCCCATGAAATATTAAGAACATTTTATGCTTGATAAGTTAGCATACACAAATACAACAAGAGCAGCATTCTGGATAGTTTGTAAAGTGTTTAAAAAGACAAATACAATTTtgatttgcaaccctctgcaagGGTATTTGTGCACAGTGAAACCATGGATTAAAGTTAAATACAGATTCATAAATTTCTCCTAACACACATTTCCTATATGCTAATACATTCAAAATTACTTAATATACTGTACATCTTAAtcatgattttgaacacttcaaTAGCTTCAGAACGTTAGTGCCAATCTGCAAAGTTATAAATATGTTCAATTTATTAAGACCATGTTTAGTATTTTGACATTATTGATAAAAACATAAATGAACAATAACCACTTTTTCCCCAAAAGTTCTCAACTATTACACAGCATTAAAAGGCATGTGCAATTCCACAGTGGCAAATCTGGGATTTTCAGAAAACACACCCATATTGTAAGGCTATTGGGTCTGAGATGCTATGGTCTTCAAAAAACATTCATATTGCTTGCTGTCAAAAACCTAAACATCCCCACTTTGCAAAAATGAGTATCAAATAATAATCTACTGTGTGAAATACATTAATGCCATTCTTCCCCAAAAATGTCTGAGGAACAATCCAAAATTACCATTACATGATTTCTGAAGGACTTAAATCACAAGTAAATGATCATCTGATGCTTTAAAACTAATAAACTAACTAGTTACTATAactacaaacatgagaaaatctgcaaatactggaaatccaaagcaacaatgctggaggaattcaacaggtcaggcagcatccatggaaaagagtaaacagttaacgtttcgagctgagaaccttcattaggtcctaacatgctgagttcctccagcattttgtgtgtgttgctttagttaCTATAACTtacttgatttaaaaaaaatctaaattcaTTACAATGCACCCTCATCACACAGTATCAGAAAAAGTGGAAGCACAAAAATTGCAACTTCTGAGCCTTAAAGGGAATTGTAAAAAAAATAGTGCTGTTGATGCTCCAGTTCACCAAGAATACAGTCAACGAGCAAAAATTACAGGCATTTCACAGATAATCAAAATGTGACAATTTATTGTTGTTTGTCCTTTTCAAAATCTAGATTAAAATTCAGTCCACGGATCTATGATGATGGAAACAGCAGATCTGTTTAATACCTTACATCTGAATATTGGTCACTCCATTTACAGTACTTTGCAACACTGGCAGATTAACACTCTGCATAACAGTTAACTGTGGAGAGCCAGCAGATATAGCGACAGGAGTTCCACTTGGCATTTGTCCAACCCTTGTTGCATGTGTTAACATGTTATTCATGTGACTAGTCATAGCTAAGCAGGCAGGTACTGAAATTGTTGTCACAATGCTGGTGTTGGTAGTCCCACTTTTCTCCAATGCATTGTTGTCAATGACCAGACTTTGTGAATTTGCTGCACCTAACTGTTCAACATTAGCCAAGGTATGTAGGTGAGGCTGTACTGAATCTGTTGGTGCATGAAGCATTGCAAGCTCATTAAATGTGGCTGCCATGGAGGTTCCTTGAGTTACCATTGTGATGGAAGGCAGATCAGCTGCCCTCCAATCTGATGATCCCGAATTGTCATGTTCATGTCCACTGGAGATGTTTCCGTGGAGTGATACAGCATTTTGATCACTTATCAACTCTGTACAAGATGTTGAGTTGTCTTGTACATGAGAAGGGGAAACTTGCTCACAATCAACAAATGCTTGGAGGTCTGTACTTCGAACATGTCCCTTTTTGGAACCTTCGTCCAAAGTGACGACGAAGGACTGCCACGGTGCAGTCTTGTCGTGGACCTGTTAAGAATAAGGTCAAGTTTAAAGTATGGTTTCCTCAACATGAAGTGAATAATGCATTTATACAGGGTGGGCAGGGGGAACCTACTTGCCTGCAAACATTTCCAATCAGTGTACTTTTCCAAACATCTTTTAAATGAAGCTAGTTCTAATCTTCCGCAAATTCCATCTATCTACTGTCTTTATCATTTatcattttaaatacctctacctGATCACCTCACAATCTCCTGTTACAAATGTTGTCCTACATTTGTATAGGGAACGTTTATAAATATACACTGTTATAAGAATTTCTAGAGGGATCACAAATTAAGTTTGTTAAAATCGTAAAACTGTTGAGTTAGAGCTTTGTTAGGAAATGGGAGCATGTAAATTCAGGTAAGCAAGAATCGATTTTATTTCCATTTAAACCTTAATATCATTGGTAGTTCATGTTATTCCTGAAACAGGAAGGTGTATATTTGCAAATAGTGCCTAATGGGGGAAAAACCCTCATGCAATTTGGAATCATTTGGATACTTACTGAAGCATGTCTTCTGAGTGTGGATTTATCAGTAAAAGTCCTTCCACAGGCACTACACATAAAAGGTTTCTCCCCTGAATGTATCCGATAATGCCGCTGCAGAGCATTCAGCTGTGTGAACAGTTTGCCACACTGATCACAGCCATAGGGCCTTTCACCTGGGGAAAAAAACACTTTATAGTGATTGAACAAACAAATAGGTTTGAGCCCCCAATTCTTTGAAGAGCAGTCTATTTAGCCATACCCCATCACTTTTCTATACACCATTTTTTTATGGTGAGGCACTATATTACCCAAATTTCCCGTTCTTTTCAATAGTGGCCACAATTAGTGAGCTAATTGACTGGGTGGCAGGCAGAAGTTATGAAATTTGGTACATAAAATTTTGTGAggcatattttttaaaaaatttttaaattcaattttcaaacttgattaccctccctcctccccttacCCCTTCCCTCCGTTACATACCCCTacctaaaaaaaaagaaagaaagaaagaaagaaagaaagaaagaaagaaagaccgcctggatattggaaggtctccacatgctccatgggattcgaaataaatttaatatatgtatttgtttctttccccaaaggaccaacatctttatcatctgAGCACCTATATATacaatcctatcttttgtaaataagggtgccaaatactcaaaaatgtatcatatttattccttaaattataagtaattgtGAGGCATATTTAACTTGCTGCTGAATTCACCTAATTGCTCATGACAATGCTTCTACTTGGATGGGGCTGGAAGAAGACTGCTTACCCAACAATAATGAGATCAAGATAAAATTTTACTAGTACAGGCTCTTGATGCATTGTATTGTATTTCCTGAATGGAAGATAAAATTAACAAACCACTCCACTCTCATTACTAAAATTTAGCTATTTCTTTGCTCTTAATGTTGTAAGACTTAAAATACAAATACTCAATTTTATGTCTTTAGAAAATCTAGTTTCTGATTTAATATCACAttttgagtaaatactgtaacAATAAGTCTTCAGAGACTGTTAAcacaaaaattaaaacaaaatcataTCACACCTGTATGAACTCTAAGGTGCTGTTGAAGAGAATTTCTCTGTGCAAAGGCTCGCAAGCAGATTTCACATTTAAATGGCTTCGATCCTGTGTGGATTCTATTGTGGTGTTTTAAATATTCTTTTGAAGCAAAACTTTTCCCGCATGTTTCACACATAAAAGGTCTTTCACCTGCAAGATAAAGTCAAACTAGTACAGCTACATAAAGTATCAGTGGCTTTGAACGGTATTGACTAAACAAGAAGTGggcctttcagcttctcaagcctGCACTATCAATCAATCCAATCAAAGATATCCAGTATCCAACATCAATATCCACTCCCCTTGACCTCATATTCCCCAATATCATATTAATGTTTTAACAAGCATCTTTTCATCTAAAGATTGAGTTAGAATTTATTGCACTTTGTGTGAGCACATTCCCTATTTTTATCACCCTTTGTGTGCAGAACTTCTAACTTCTCATCTGAATGCACTCAATCTAATTATAAATTGACATCTTGTTGCCTTTGATCCTTCTACCACCGGACAAAGTTTCTCTTCCTATCAAATCAGTTTCTAGTCTTCTATATTCTAGGGAGCACAAGTTCATATAATGTTTCATAATCCAACGTTCTGGTGATGGTGTGGCTTAATCATAATTCTTGATTTATGTCCTATATTGGACTGTACTAGACTTGCACCAAAACTCTAAAAAAAATAGTAAAATAAATTATTACCTGTATGAGATCTCTTGTGATATATCAACATATGATTCTGTGTGAACCTGGCACCACATTCTTCACAGGCAAAAGGCTTTTCACCAGTATGCACCCTTAAGAGTGCACACATTCACACAAAATAGAGAAAGAAAAATGAATCTTGAGACAGTGTGGTCTATAAATATTTGCAATATTTAAAGATAAAATTCCAGACATATCAGACATTCAATAACTTATACTGAATTGTACAGTCTTGAGAACTTATATAATCCTAAATGCATGGTGATTACTGCTCTGGACTTCAAACATTAGGGAACATTTgttgacacaagagactgcagatgtgtAATCAAGTGCAAATAAATAACAAACCTCAAGAGCAGGGTTTCCTGGGGTCTATGaacccctctgttaatggtaaggctccatggcataaaaaaggttcggAGCCTCTGCCCCAGAGAAACTCCAAGGGCCAGGAAGCATTAGAGAATGATACTGAGTACTGATGAAACCTGAGTTGTTAACCATCCCTCTACCTCAAAtgttatctgacctgctgagttcctccagcagttagtTTTCTTTTAATACATTTAATTTTTTACTTTTTGTACTGTAACTAAGATCTACTAATACGTGGTAAATCTTTCAGTAGAATTCTCCATTTCAAAATGAATAATACAGCCTCTTCTTATACCTTTTAGGAGAAATGACTGAATGAAAGAAATTACAATATCTTTCTTTCCAATGATTATTATTACTTAAATGTTCAACAAATCTTCCAGTTTCATCAACTAAACAAAGCAAGGCAAAACAAGGTGACAAAACTGGTCCCACACCAGTATCCTGTGAAATTCTCTACTGAAATGTCATCATCTTTTCTACTTCCCCACTTCCAAGAATCCTCAAGTCCCATCTCTTCGCTTTACTCTATTTTTCTATCTTTTAAATGTAGGATCCAGACCTTTACACTTTGACAGTTTATGAGACTAATGTTGTAGAAATGCATGTGAATATGACTTCCTATTTTCTGTTCTTCCCTGGAGAAAGCATTCAAGCAATACTGTATCACAGATCCAATGTCTTCAGATTGGTAATGGTGGAATGCTAGCATAAAGTATGATAGAGTACATTTTGAGAACAATTAAAGTAGGTAGGTTATTTTGCCCCTTCTGTTTACTCTGCCACTTAGTAATATCATTGATGATCCTGTAACTTTCTTCCCCAATTCCCAGACCCTTGAATTTAAGTGTGTTTGACAATCTACCAGATCTGTATTCAACAAATCATTGTCTTACAATGCCAATTTTGAATCTGAGATACAGAACTGGTATTGGCtttcaaaagcttttcactgtacgtgTAACAAACTGATAATTCTATGGAATATAAAAAATACAGAAGCATAACTCTTTAAATAGACTGCATGATCAAAGGCAAAGTCAGTCATGTTCATACAAAAGCAAAAGACTGCAGAGGTCATAAATCTGAAAGGAAAATACTTTTAATGCTCTGGTCAGGCAGAATATTTAGTGAGATAAAGAAGAGTTGTCTCAGGAAGATAACGTTTCATCAGGAGTGTCattaatctgaaatgttaactccattTGTTTCTcttaagatgctgcctgacctgctgtgtcagtattttctgttttttttgttgaCTTGTTTATGATTTGGAGATTACTTATTCAACTTCAAAATTTTACTAAACATCTTGCAGTTTTGTGATTGAACACAATCTGGTTAAAATATTAAGTTAAATTATACTGCTGTAACGAGGTAAAGATAAATAGAACAGCCTCTGCACCATCATGGATctaaataataaaacaattacatTACTGAAGTGGTAGAGGTCATTAGATAATACATTTCTACCTCAGATGCACCTTCAGTGCAGATGGCTGAGAAAATTTTGCATGGCATACTGTGCATTCATAAGGTTTGTCTCCAGTGTGTGTCCTTTCATGGAGCCTCAAGGCAGTTTTGGAACTCAGTCCTTTACCACACTGCAAGCATAAGTGGCGCTCTCCACCACCCTCATGAACCTGAAGGTTATGGCGCTTCACATCTTTtttccttttaaactttttacCACAGAGTGAGCATGGGAAGCGACGTTCGTCAATATGAACGCGTCTTTGGTGACTTTTTAAGTTGCAGCGGTTTTCAAAAGTCTGGTCGCAGGTCTCACAGCGGTAAATGATTTCTGGAGTAATACCATGATTTTGCTCAGTGTGCTTCAAATAGCTTTTCTCATACTGAAAGTCTTTCTCACACTTATCACATTTGAAATTTccacctcttctcttcttctcatTCTCATCAGGTGTCTTTCTGGTATCCTCATCCAATTCAATATCTCCATCATCACTTTctgcttcttcctcttcttcatcATCTTCCCCTTCCATTATCTCTTCATCATCTGACTTTTCAATGACAACTTCTATACTTGTTTCTTTCTTGACCTGGTCTTCAAAGTTTTGATTATTTTCCACAGAAGTCAATCTTTCAGATTCTTCCAAATTTTGATTTACCTTCTCTTGCTCTCTTAATTTACGAGTATATTTCTTTTTGGGAATTTCTAAAAAGACTTTTCGACCGGCTAGCCTTCCACTGCTTCGTTTGGCCTTTACAGTTAATGTTTTCCCCATTTTCTTTTCCTTATCTGATTTTTCCCAGCTTTTTGTTCTGGTGGTTGCTGGTATTGCATTCAAATCTTTCTCATGAGCTTTCTCTTCATCTGAAATGTCTTGGCCAGAGGATACTTTGCAATTCCTCACTGCAGAAAGCATTGTTGATGTGTTTTGAGAAGGAATGGATACAGAATCTCTAAGCTGCTTGTTGCTTTTATGTCCCTCTACTTCACGAGAATCAGCCAAACTGCCCAAGTCCATCAAAGCAGTCTCAAGAATCTGTTCTTTTACCTGACTGCAGACTTCTGCAAGCTCTTTGCACTTCAatttctctgcaatctcctgtattCTTTGTACCCTCTCGGCCTCAACCTCCACTTTTGCTGTATAAACAAAATCCAGAAAAGAGGCAAAGTCTGCTGTATAGATATCTTGCAAAGTTACAATAGTAATTTTAGTGTTCACCATTTCATTAAGGAATAGTTCCTTGAAGTAACTGCTGGCAGCAGCCAACACAGCTTTGTGAGCAACAAACTCTTCTTTGTTGCCCTGGTGCTCTATCTGCACTGTCACATCACAGAAGTAGCATAAGATGCGGAGCCTGTGCATTTCTTCCAACAGGTTTTTAGGGGCTGCTTTTGACTCCAGTACAACTTGATTGCTTACCATCTTCCTTTATTAAGTTCAACTCCTGCAATAAAAAAATACACAATTTCAACAATTGTTGGTTACAATATACATTCTGGATCTAAGATGCTAAAAGATCAAAAATGTCTTTATTGAATAGATTTCCAGTTTGAGGAAAATATATTTAACTCCTGGGATACGCGCACCTGACTCATGGCCACCCATATATAAAGCTTCCATAAGTATTTAATTCAAATGAGAACCAGTCATGGAGGAAAAAAAATCTGTTTACACATAACCGCCCTGCTGTAGACAGACACCATTGTCTCTTAAGAACTCAGACTGGTAGTTACACCAGGAGAGGAGTTTGCTGTAGAAAATTAGCAACCACTTCTATTGATACTTCTGCAATGATACTCTGTTATGTAACCTTTACCAAAACTTCAAGCCCATCAAAGCCAGCCACTGAATGTGGGACATCTTGAATCTGCACCATTTTAGCAAAGCAAGGAAGGGCTGTAAATTCATCAAGAACGTCATTCAATACTGTATAAGTACGGTAACCACAAAATGATTTTGTATTCTTAGATGGACAAAATCGACTTGTAGATGTTGCCAGGCAATAGCCCATATATCTAAATAAGACTACAGAATATAGGCTAGACAACTCATTCTCTCCTCGTACATCAGACCTGTCATTCCAGAGACCAGTCTAGTGAAACATTGTTCTGTTCCTTTTACTatatcctttttttaaaagataATGAAAATTGTGGataatactccatgtgtggtctcaccaagtccTGTACAATTATTCTTGTATTCAAATTCTCTAGCAATAAAACCAAACGTATCACATAAAGTCCTAGTTACCCCAGGCACCTGCACGTTAGCTTTCAGTGACTCAAGCAAAAATGAACATCCACACTTCTCCAATcttatgattttaaaaaaaaagcaaaagctTTATTTCGTTGTTTTCACATTTTTTCACATTGTACTCTATCCACATGTTGCTCACGCACTTAGCTTGAAGACAACTTGCATACCCTTCACTAaccacattcccatttggatttATTATCATCAAACTTAGAAACATTATATTTGGTCCCCTCAACCAAATTATTATGAAGGATTATGACTAGTTGTGGCTGTGTCCACAAGACACAAACTGCCAACCTGTGAAGGACCTCTTGATCTGTTGATTGACTTTCAATCCATACTAAGACATACCGGATACAATGCTCCAGACAGAAGGGTTCTCAATCCACTGGATGGCTGATTCAGGGAAGACAAGAGGTATGGGATCTGCATTTCATGACAAACTCTTCATGGTGCTCAGACATAGCGGTCTTGTATTACTCTTGTTCTCCTGACCCGAAGCATCTAATGATTTCGTGCCATCTGCTTTATCAGGCAAGTTCTCCTCCgcgatcctgactgcagtttgcaTACTGCCAAAGGCAAGCATTCAATGTATTGAGTGCTGCaattagcaaacaagaaacagcctatcctaatgcctttcaaatcattgtcaggGATGTCAATCAGGCTCGCTTGAAgaaaaatctctgcccaattatcatcctCGTAACACCTGCAGCACGAGGGATCCCAACACACTCAATCACTCTTATACTATGATTAGGAATGCTTACCATTCCATTGCTAGACCACATTTTGGGACACcttatcacctggtggttctcctCCTGCCTGCATACAAGAAGGGGCTAAAGCACAAAGCTCCAGAGGTAAGAATAAtcaaagaggtggtcacaggaggcagacGAGTGGCTATGAGATAGCTTCAAGTCGGTGGACTGGGCAGTGTTCAAAAATGCAGAGGATTACGCCACGGTGGTTGTAACTTAATAAGGCAACTGTTACTGTAGTGTGATTGTGTAGAGGCTTCAGATGTCAGTCATGAACAAGtgcatccccacaaaatcattcagtcttccccaaccaaaagccatggatgaaccaagagattcgCAATCTGatgagggccagatcagtagcGAGCAGGTCTGGTGAGTAAGTAAATATAAGAGGTCCAGCTAtgactctggaaagccatctcacatgcaaagtggcaattccggaccaaacttgaatcacagaaggatgcttgacagctgcaactcagcttgaatgctatcacctcctacaaaataAAACCAAGTGACGCATGTGACAGGATTTCACTCCCGGATGAGcttaatgccttttatgcttcTTTTTATCAACACTGTTGTCAgccgaatcagcatataggagggaaataCTACTGGACGagaatcattgaggcaggttaccacattcttcgaAAGCACCggcataattgaagcctgcttgtacctcagactgctgaagcaagaggttaaggaTATTAGTGAACACTCTAGCCAGTTGATCAACATAGGCTTTTAGCACCTGGCCAGATGTCctgtctgggccggatgcttttcatgtgctcaccctcctgaaggctgttcACATGTTgggctcagagactgaaatcacaggagcattgggggctgtgggagtttgtgatgattcctctacgttttgacagtcaaagcgagcataggtGGCAcagagctcatctggaagcaaagcgcTGTTATCGCTGATATCACCTTATAAAAGGTAATGatgttcaagccctgccacaactgtcgggcatccttcattgattcaagttcatccagaattgccacttcacccatgagGTGACTTTcgggagatcgtacctggacctcttataactttcttggtcaccagatttGAATGACTGTAGTcttgccctcagcagattgcaaatCTCATGGTTCatgcagggcttctggttggggaagactcaatAACTTTGTGAGAACACACATCCACAGATGTTCTATTAAAGTCCACGATAACCATGGTGAagtcattcagatccacagacgAGTTcttgaatacagcccagtccaccgactcaaaaAAAATCCATGTAGCTGCTTTTTTGCCTTctgcgaccacctctttgttgtcctaatttcTGGTACTTTGCTCTTGAGCTTCTGCCAGTATGCAGGGAgcaggacagccaagtgatcagatttaccatgctcttttcttgctgctgtcatcaggaaggaagtacagcgCCTTCAAGTCCCACTCTACCAagctcaggaacaattattacccctcaaccttcaggggataacttcactcaccccaaaactgaactgatacaaccacctatggactcactttcaaggaccctgtaACACgcgttctcagtatttatttatttattattctgatttttccttttttgtatttgcacaatttgttgtcttttgcatattggttgttgatCCGtctcagtttttcattgattctattgtttttctttgtacttactgtaaaTGTCTGCtcaaaaatgaatctcacggtaataacacacacaagttgc from Mobula birostris isolate sMobBir1 chromosome 8, sMobBir1.hap1, whole genome shotgun sequence harbors:
- the gzf1 gene encoding GDNF-inducible zinc finger protein 1, translated to MVSNQVVLESKAAPKNLLEEMHRLRILCYFCDVTVQIEHQGNKEEFVAHKAVLAAASSYFKELFLNEMVNTKITIVTLQDIYTADFASFLDFVYTAKVEVEAERVQRIQEIAEKLKCKELAEVCSQVKEQILETALMDLGSLADSREVEGHKSNKQLRDSVSIPSQNTSTMLSAVRNCKVSSGQDISDEEKAHEKDLNAIPATTRTKSWEKSDKEKKMGKTLTVKAKRSSGRLAGRKVFLEIPKKKYTRKLREQEKVNQNLEESERLTSVENNQNFEDQVKKETSIEVVIEKSDDEEIMEGEDDEEEEEAESDDGDIELDEDTRKTPDENEKKRRGGNFKCDKCEKDFQYEKSYLKHTEQNHGITPEIIYRCETCDQTFENRCNLKSHQRRVHIDERRFPCSLCGKKFKRKKDVKRHNLQVHEGGGERHLCLQCGKGLSSKTALRLHERTHTGDKPYECTVCHAKFSQPSALKVHLRVHTGEKPFACEECGARFTQNHMLIYHKRSHTGERPFMCETCGKSFASKEYLKHHNRIHTGSKPFKCEICLRAFAQRNSLQQHLRVHTGERPYGCDQCGKLFTQLNALQRHYRIHSGEKPFMCSACGRTFTDKSTLRRHASVHDKTAPWQSFVVTLDEGSKKGHVRSTDLQAFVDCEQVSPSHVQDNSTSCTELISDQNAVSLHGNISSGHEHDNSGSSDWRAADLPSITMVTQGTSMAATFNELAMLHAPTDSVQPHLHTLANVEQLGAANSQSLVIDNNALEKSGTTNTSIVTTISVPACLAMTSHMNNMLTHATRVGQMPSGTPVAISAGSPQLTVMQSVNLPVLQSTVNGVTNIQM